In Helianthus annuus cultivar XRQ/B chromosome 3, HanXRQr2.0-SUNRISE, whole genome shotgun sequence, a single window of DNA contains:
- the LOC110906422 gene encoding protein FAR1-RELATED SEQUENCE 5-like encodes MRTLYGGFDKVVATKVDFKNFKRDLNRYIAEYDADMVIKRLRRKKEFMPNFSMEYLTTADGVFRALFWADGDSKRNFNIFGDVVSFDATYRRNKYNMMFVPFTGVDNHYRNVTLGAAIIGDETAETYSWLLNAFWQAFGRAPPVIVTDQDPAMRKAIQDTWPESRHRLCMWHIMEKLTTKVGANLCNSTDFKKRLCDIVWTDALLPEQFETEWGVILADFDLVNHEWLQSIYQIRDTWIPAYYRDQHMSGLMRTSSRSESENHFFGQFCNTNCTLVEFLGHFDSAIEAQRHEHRKNDHDTRHTNPQIFAKEFVLEQHEDDREDNFVNISVKDFSQTCTTFFQVMMRQLDMTVSCSCNRQFPERYIMRRWTREAVPNSAPGAILGISESDDRYQQVNGVVREITRSAESLINRMKSNREIAIIQSAKKKKGRECSNCKRRGHNIRTCTYPAREKADDSSESDEAALEGDDEEELEDATGEGDDEEELEDEE; translated from the exons AGTACGATGCTGACATGGTTATCAAGCGCCTAAGAAGGAAGAAAGAATTTATGCCCAATTTCTCTATGGAATACCTTACAACTGCCGATGGCGTTTTTCGTGCGTTGTTCTGGGCCGATGGTGATTCAAAGAGaaattttaatatttttgggGATGTTGTGTCCTTCGATGCTACTTATCGTCGTAACAA GTACAATATGATGTTTGTACCTTTTACCGGCGTTGACAATCACTATCGTAATGTTACCTTGGGTGCTGCTATAATAGGGGATGAAACTGCCGAAACATATAGCTGGTTGCTTAACGCATTTTGGCAGGCGTTTGGGCGCGCACCACCTGTGATTGTAACTGATCAAGACCCAGCGATGAGGAAAGCTATTCAAGATACTTGGCCTGAAAGTAGGCACAGGCTTTGCATGTGGCATATAATGGAGAAACTTACTACCaag GTTGGCGCCAACCTATGCAATAGCACCGATTTTAAGAAGAGGTTGTGTGATATTGTTTGGACTGATGCATTACTACCAGAACAGTTTGAAACCGAATGGGGTGTTATATTGGCTGATTTTGATTTGGTGAATCATGAATGGTTACAGTCAATTTATCAGATTAGGGATACATGGATCCCTGCGTACTATCGTGATCAACACATGTCTGGGCTGATGCGTACCTCATCACGTTCGGAGAGTGAGAACCATTTCTTTGGGCAGTTTTGCAACACGAACTGTACGCTTGTTGAATTCTTGGGGCATTTTGATTCTGCAATTGAAGCCCAAAGACACGAGCACAGGAAGAATGATCACGATACTAGGCACACGAACCCCCAAATATTTGCAAAAGAGTTTGTCTTAGAACAACATGAG GATGATAGAGAGGATAACTTTGTGAACATCTCTGTGAAGGACTTTTCTCAAACGTGTACTACATTTTTTCAG GTTATGATGCGGCAGCTAGACATGACCGTGAGTTGTTCATGCAATAG GCAGTTCCCTGAAAGGTATATAATGCGACGGTGGACCAGGGAAGCTGTTCCTAATAGTGCCCCTGGAGCGATATTAGGGATTAGCGAAAGTGATGATCGGTACCAGCAAGTTAATGGTGTTGTAAGGGAGATAACAAGGTCAGCCGAGTCTCTTATTAACAG AATGAAGAGTAATCGTGAAATTGCCATTATTCAATCTGCGAAGAAAAAAAAGGGTCGTGAATGTAGCAATTGCAAACGTCGGGGGCATAATATACGTACCTGCACGTACCCGGCAAGGGAAAAGGCCGACGACTCCTCAGAAAGTGATGAAGCGGCCCTTGAAGGAGACGACGAAGAGGAGCTAGAAGATGCGACGGGTGAAGGAGACGACGAAGAGGAGCTAGAAGATGAAGAGTAG